A DNA window from Theobroma cacao cultivar B97-61/B2 chromosome 5, Criollo_cocoa_genome_V2, whole genome shotgun sequence contains the following coding sequences:
- the LOC18598685 gene encoding microtubule-associated protein 70-1, which yields MGSNGNGNGNGSYHVMRNGDVDREPFKPAVLSSSASFKARKAKPNAASPRADVDDIITLLHGSDPVRVELNRLENEVRDKDRELADANAEIKSLRNSERLKEKAVEELTDELKKVDEKLKVTEALLESKNLEIKKINDEKKAALAAQFAAEATLRRVHAAQKDDEMPPIEAIITPLEAELKLTRLEAAKLQEDNRALDRLTKSKEAALLEAERTVQIALAKASLVDDLQNKNQELMKQIEICQEENKILDKMHRQKVAEVEKLTQTVRELEEAVLAGGAAANAVREYQRKVQEMNEEKKTLEREVARAKVSANRVATVVANEWKDGNDKVMPVKQWLEERRFLQGEMQQLRDKLAVAERAAKAEAHLKEKYQLRFKVLEERLKASTGNSRTASEGRGMSNGQSRRQSIGGAEIFLKSSSNIYLSRRSLNPQSGSLRSNSASALLRNAKMSSRSFDGGSRSLDRDKMIPDAAEKNRMLPSNGDQILGSDIVRCEESSNGITEKSKAEHEDYVSGMLYDMLQKEVITLRKACHEKDQSLKDKDDAIEMLAKKVETLNKAMDVEAKKMRREVAAMEKEVAAMKVGKEHDQRTRRVSAPRGLVNGSQLLSTRNARS from the exons ATGGGAAGCAATGGCAACGGCAACGGCAACGGTAGCTACCACGTAATGCGCAACGGCGACGTAGATAGGGAGCCGTTTAAGCCGGCGGTGTTGAGCTCGTCGGCTTCCTTCAAGGCTAGAAAGGCCAAGCCAAACGCGGCCTCGCCGAGAGCCGATGTTGATGACATCATCACTCTCCTACATGGCTCCGATCCCGTTCGCGTTGAACTTAACCGCCTCGAGAACGAAGTCCGAG ATAAAGATAGGGAATTGGCAGATGCCAATGCAGAAATAAAGTCGCTGAGGAATTCGGAACGTCTCAAAGAAAAGGCAGTTGAAGAG CTAACAGATGAGCTTAAAAAGGTTGATGAAAAGCTTAAAGTAACCGAAGCTCTTCTAGAAAGCAAG AACCTTGAGatcaagaaaataaatgatgaaaagaaagCAGCTTTGGCTGCACAATTTGCTGCAGAAGCTACGCTTCGAAGAGTCCATGCTGCTCAGAAAGATGATGAAATGCCTCCCATTGAGGCCATCATCACTCCACTAGAGGCTGAACTTAAGCTCACCCGGCTGGAG gCAGCGAAGTTGCAAGAGGACAATAGAGCTCTTGATCGGCTCACAAAATCAAAGGAGGCTGCTCTACTTGAGGCTGAGAGAACTGTCCAGATTGCTCTGGCAAAAGCTTCCTTGGTTGATGATTTGCAAAACAAGAACCAAGAGCTAATGAAGCAGATTGAAATATGCCAA GAGGAGAACAAGATTTTGGACAAAATGCATCGACAAAAGGTTGCAGAGGTTGAAAAGCTAACCCAAACAGTTCGGGAACTTGAGGAGGCAGTACTGGCTGGAGGGGCTGCTGCTAATGCTGTGCGGGAATACCAGCGAAAAGTGCAAGAGATGAAC GAGGAGAAGAAAACTCTGGAGCGGGAAGTGGCTCGTGCGAAGGTTAGTGCAAACAGGGTTGCCACGGTGGTTGCAAATGAGTGGAAAGATGGAAATGACAAAGTAATGCCCGTAAAGCAGTGGCTTGAGGAAAGAAGGTTTCTTCAG GGGGAAATGCAACAGCTTAGAGATAAACTAGCTGTGGCAGAGCGCGCTGCTAAAGCAGAAGCACATCTTAAA GAAAAATACCAACTACGGTTCAAGGTTTTGGAAGAAAGGCTTAAAGCATCTACTGGTAATTCCCGCACTGCCTCTGAAGGAAGAGGCATGAGCAATGGGCAGTCACGGCGACAGTCTATTGGTGGAGCAGAGATTTTCTTGAAATCTTCCTCCAACATCTATTTATCAAGGAGATCACTGAATCCACAATCTGGGTCCCTTCGATCCAACAGTGCTAGTGCCTTATTGAGGAATGCAAAGATGTCATCTAGATCATTTGATGGTGGTAGTAGATCACTTGATAGAGATAAGATGATTCCAGATGCGGCTGAGAAGAATAGAATGCTCCCCAGTAATGGTGATCAGATTCTAGGTAGTGATATAGTAAGGTGTGAGGAAAGTTCAAATGGAATCActgaaaaatcaaaagcaGAGCATGAAGATTATGTTTCAGGGATGTTATATGATATGCTACAGAAGGAAGTTATAACTCTGAGGAAGGCTTGCCATGAAAAAGACCAAAGCTTAAAAGACAAAGATGATGCTATAGAG ATGCTGGCTAAGAAGGTTGAAACATTAAACAAAGCAATGGATGTTGAAGCCAAAAAAATGCGTAGAGAAGTAGCTGCAATGGAGAAAGAAGTTGCTGCTATGAAGGTTGGCAAAGAGCACGATCAAAGGACAAGACGTGTTAGTGCTCCCAGGGGGCTTGTAAATGGCTCTCAGTTACTGTCTACTAG GAATGCAAGAAGCTAA